One Pseudorasbora parva isolate DD20220531a chromosome 4, ASM2467924v1, whole genome shotgun sequence genomic region harbors:
- the pold4 gene encoding DNA polymerase delta subunit 4 encodes MTPKRGLITDTFKVVKKAKRGGKRSKSPSPPKAEPEPPQLSEREKDLQELKKFDQDWQFGPCTGISRLQRWERAALHGLNPPQEIKDIVLKENSDPEYTQSLWRDYPL; translated from the exons ATGACACCTAAGCGTGGCCTCATCACCGACACCTTTAAGGTTGTAAAGAAGGCAAAGAGAGGGGGCAAAAGAAGCAAGTCTCCTTCCCCGCCAAAAGCAG AGCCTGAGCCCCCACAATTAAGTGAAAGAGAAAAAGATCTACAAGAACTGAAGAAGTTTGATCAAGACTGGCAGTTCGGACCATGCACAG ggatCAGTCGATTGCAGAGATGGGAGAGGGCAGCACTGCATGGGCTGAATCCCCCGCAGGAGATTAAAGACATTGTACTGAAAGAGAACTCTGACCCAGAGTACACACAGAG TCTCTGGCGTGACTATCCCCTCTGa